The following are encoded together in the Flavobacterium haoranii genome:
- the crcB gene encoding fluoride efflux transporter CrcB yields MIKSLLFVALGGGLGSVLRYLANVTIAKNLPGKLHYATFLVNIIGCLLIGFLIGYLQKSQPNNETLKLLLVTGFCGGFTTFSTFGLENYSFIQSDNFITALSYTALSIIIGILFVGIGIYLAK; encoded by the coding sequence ATGATAAAGAGTTTACTTTTTGTTGCTTTAGGTGGAGGTTTAGGAAGTGTTTTACGATATTTAGCAAATGTTACTATTGCAAAAAACCTTCCTGGAAAGTTACACTATGCCACATTTTTAGTAAACATTATTGGTTGTTTGTTAATTGGATTTTTAATTGGATATCTTCAAAAAAGTCAGCCAAATAACGAAACTTTAAAACTACTTTTAGTAACCGGATTTTGTGGAGGTTTTACCACATTTTCTACTTTTGGACTAGAAAATTACTCATTTATACAATCCGATAATTTTATTACAGCTTTAAGCTATACTGCATTGAGTATTATAATTGGAATACTTTTTGTTGGAATCGGAATATATTTAGCGAAATAA
- a CDS encoding DHH family phosphoesterase, whose product MFTSSELNELKSLLAEPKKITIVSHRNPDGDAMGSSLGLLHVLKQLNHQVTFISPNEFPEFLAWLPNSNDVVIFEKQQNVAEELLKSSDLIFTLDFNALHRTGDFMGNFMKTLSNTMVLIDHHELPDDYAKYLFSNTNYGSTCEMVYDFINALDYNNLINKEVATCIYTGILTDSGGFRFPKTTPATHRCVAQLIERGVNNSEVYNLLYDNSTYNRLQLLGRALQNLKLLPEFNASYITLSQEELNDFNYQKGDTEGIVNYGLTIKDVFITAIFIENKDEGIIKISFRSQGDYDVNQFARKYFNGGGHINAAGGKSFSNLEETVNQFIANLAKEKQS is encoded by the coding sequence ATGTTTACATCTTCAGAATTAAACGAGCTAAAATCACTTTTAGCTGAACCAAAAAAAATTACAATTGTTTCACACAGAAATCCAGATGGAGACGCAATGGGTTCTTCTCTAGGTTTACTTCATGTTTTAAAACAATTAAATCACCAAGTAACTTTCATTTCTCCAAATGAATTTCCAGAATTTTTAGCTTGGTTACCCAATTCTAATGATGTTGTAATTTTTGAAAAACAACAAAATGTTGCAGAAGAACTTTTAAAAAGCTCAGATTTAATTTTTACTCTAGATTTTAATGCACTTCATAGAACTGGAGATTTTATGGGTAATTTTATGAAAACTTTATCGAATACTATGGTTTTAATAGATCATCATGAACTTCCAGATGACTATGCAAAATACCTGTTTTCGAACACCAATTATGGTTCTACATGTGAAATGGTATACGATTTTATTAATGCATTAGATTACAATAATTTAATCAATAAAGAAGTTGCAACTTGTATTTACACAGGAATTTTAACCGATTCAGGCGGATTTAGATTTCCGAAAACAACACCAGCAACTCATAGATGTGTAGCACAATTAATTGAACGAGGTGTTAATAATAGTGAAGTGTATAATTTGTTATATGACAATTCTACTTATAACAGATTACAATTATTGGGAAGAGCGCTTCAAAACCTAAAATTACTGCCTGAATTTAACGCTTCGTATATTACCTTATCTCAAGAAGAATTAAATGATTTTAATTACCAAAAAGGTGATACTGAAGGAATCGTAAATTACGGATTAACCATAAAAGATGTATTCATTACAGCAATTTTTATTGAAAATAAAGATGAAGGCATCATAAAAATTTCTTTCCGTTCTCAAGGCGATTATGATGTAAACCAGTTTGCTCGTAAATATTTCAACGGTGGTGGACATATTAACGCAGCTGGAGGAAAATCTTTTTCAAATTTAGAAGAAACTGTAAACCAATTTATTGCTAACTTAGCAAAAGAAAAACAATCTTAA
- a CDS encoding FKBP-type peptidyl-prolyl cis-trans isomerase → MKKLLIALVAVSILTSCSKQQARKPVSYTSNNFMKESIARNKQLIANEEKLISDVIKKTASIVI, encoded by the coding sequence ATGAAAAAATTGCTAATTGCCCTTGTAGCAGTATCTATACTTACTTCTTGTTCAAAACAACAAGCAAGAAAACCTGTATCTTATACATCAAACAATTTTATGAAAGAATCAATTGCTAGAAATAAACAATTGATTGCCAATGAAGAAAAATTAATTAGCGATGTCATCAAAAAGACAGCATCAATAGTTATATAG
- a CDS encoding FKBP-type peptidyl-prolyl cis-trans isomerase, which translates to MTKVNDSTPFPKRGDIAFFDYEVKNMLNKIIYTKDENRPQQYYVDKQEMITGLQDGIKLMKKGETVTFLFPSHMAFGYHGDDKKIGSNQPLIYTVTLNDIKIDSTNTK; encoded by the coding sequence ATAACAAAAGTTAACGATTCTACTCCATTTCCTAAAAGAGGTGATATTGCTTTTTTTGATTATGAAGTTAAAAATATGTTGAATAAAATTATCTACACAAAAGATGAAAATCGTCCGCAACAATATTATGTAGATAAACAAGAAATGATTACAGGACTACAAGATGGAATTAAATTAATGAAAAAAGGAGAAACTGTAACTTTTCTTTTCCCATCGCACATGGCATTTGGTTACCACGGCGATGATAAAAAAATTGGCTCAAATCAACCCTTAATTTATACCGTTACCCTAAACGATATTAAAATTGACTCTACTAATACCAAATAA
- a CDS encoding peptidylprolyl isomerase, whose translation MKHLKQLLASILVFASLLSCKNEHTDLGDGIFAQINTNKGDIIVQLEYEKVPVTVANFVSLAEGKNPFVEEQYKRKPFYDGLKFHRVISVANGDSEDFMIQGGDPMGDGSGGPGYQFKDEFHADLKHDKGGILSMANAGPGTNGSQFFITIKETPWLDGKHTVFGHVVEGQEIINTILQNDVIEKITILRNGAEAKKFDAVKIFKDYYAKEAEANKIMAEKSKAAKAENVARIEALRTNGTRTPSGIIYEFLNKGEGKKPANGTKVFINYAGFLQSTGELFDTSFASVAEKFGKFDANRAAQNGYQPFPFTYGDKQGLIPGFIEGIEQMSFGDKILVYIPSKLGYGTQGAGNVIPPNSDIVFEIELLENLPNP comes from the coding sequence ATGAAACACTTAAAACAACTATTAGCAAGTATTTTAGTATTTGCTTCACTTTTATCTTGCAAAAATGAACATACCGATTTAGGCGATGGTATATTTGCTCAAATCAATACGAATAAAGGTGACATTATCGTACAGTTAGAATACGAAAAAGTACCCGTAACAGTAGCTAATTTTGTTTCTCTTGCTGAAGGAAAAAATCCTTTTGTTGAAGAACAATACAAAAGAAAACCCTTTTATGATGGTTTAAAATTTCACCGAGTTATTTCTGTTGCTAACGGAGATAGCGAAGATTTCATGATTCAAGGTGGAGATCCAATGGGAGACGGTTCTGGCGGACCAGGATATCAATTTAAAGATGAATTTCATGCCGATTTAAAACATGATAAAGGTGGAATTTTATCTATGGCAAACGCTGGTCCAGGCACAAATGGTTCTCAGTTTTTTATCACAATAAAAGAAACTCCTTGGTTAGATGGTAAACATACTGTTTTTGGTCACGTTGTAGAAGGTCAAGAAATAATTAATACCATTCTTCAAAATGATGTTATCGAAAAAATAACAATCTTAAGAAATGGAGCTGAAGCTAAAAAATTTGATGCCGTTAAAATCTTCAAAGATTATTATGCTAAAGAAGCCGAAGCAAATAAAATAATGGCAGAAAAATCTAAAGCAGCTAAAGCAGAAAATGTTGCTAGAATTGAAGCTTTAAGAACAAACGGTACAAGAACTCCATCAGGAATTATTTATGAATTCTTAAACAAAGGTGAAGGCAAAAAACCTGCAAATGGAACTAAAGTTTTTATTAATTATGCTGGTTTTCTACAAAGCACTGGCGAATTGTTTGATACTAGTTTCGCAAGTGTTGCAGAAAAATTTGGAAAATTTGATGCTAACAGAGCCGCTCAAAATGGTTACCAACCTTTCCCTTTCACTTATGGTGATAAACAAGGTTTAATTCCAGGTTTTATAGAAGGTATTGAACAAATGTCTTTTGGTGATAAAATATTAGTCTATATTCCTTCAAAATTAGGTTACGGAACTCAAGGTGCTGGAAATGTAATTCCACCAAATAGTGATATTGTTTTTGAAATCGAATTATTAGAAAATCTTCCTAATCCATAA
- a CDS encoding peptidylprolyl isomerase: MNIKKLIVLFSLASIFTFAQAVKQDGLFAEITTNKGKILLQLEFEKTPITVANFVSLAEGKNDFVSENLKKKPFFDGLKFHRVIPNFMIQGGDPAGNGSGGPGYKFTDEISDLKHDKPGVLSMANAGAGTNGSQFFITHKDTPWLDGKHTVFGYVVTGQEVVNKIQQNDVIEKVTIIRNGKLAKKFHADKVFKAYMDDQANQDKIIAAKNEDIKKKQAEAIETERKAKETLEAKRLEEAKAKALKEFEVATTTPSGLKYIVLQEGLGKQPLDTNIVKVHYTGMFVDGKVFDSSVQRGEPVEFPLNKVIPGWTEGVQLMKEGAKYKFYLPSNLAYGERGAGGVIPPNADLIFEVELLEVK; this comes from the coding sequence ATGAATATTAAAAAATTAATCGTATTATTTTCTTTAGCTTCTATTTTTACATTTGCACAAGCTGTAAAACAAGATGGTTTATTTGCTGAAATAACTACTAATAAAGGTAAAATTTTATTACAACTTGAGTTTGAAAAAACTCCAATTACAGTAGCAAATTTTGTAAGCTTAGCTGAAGGAAAAAATGATTTTGTTTCAGAGAATTTAAAGAAAAAACCTTTTTTCGACGGCTTAAAGTTTCACCGTGTTATTCCAAACTTTATGATACAAGGTGGTGATCCTGCAGGAAATGGCTCTGGTGGACCTGGTTATAAATTTACAGATGAAATTTCTGATTTAAAACATGATAAACCAGGTGTTCTTTCAATGGCAAATGCTGGTGCAGGAACAAATGGTTCTCAATTCTTCATTACACATAAAGACACGCCTTGGTTAGATGGAAAACATACTGTTTTCGGATATGTAGTAACAGGTCAAGAAGTGGTAAATAAAATTCAACAAAATGACGTAATTGAAAAAGTTACGATTATTAGAAATGGTAAATTAGCTAAAAAATTCCATGCTGATAAAGTTTTTAAAGCTTACATGGACGATCAGGCAAACCAAGATAAAATTATTGCGGCTAAAAACGAAGACATTAAAAAGAAACAAGCCGAAGCAATTGAAACTGAACGTAAAGCAAAAGAAACTTTAGAAGCAAAACGTTTAGAAGAAGCTAAAGCAAAAGCTTTAAAAGAATTTGAAGTTGCTACAACAACTCCAAGCGGATTAAAATATATTGTTTTACAAGAAGGCTTAGGTAAGCAACCTTTAGATACAAATATTGTAAAAGTTCATTACACGGGAATGTTTGTAGATGGAAAAGTTTTTGACAGTAGTGTTCAAAGAGGAGAACCAGTTGAATTTCCTTTAAATAAAGTAATCCCAGGTTGGACAGAAGGTGTACAATTGATGAAAGAAGGTGCAAAATATAAATTCTACCTTCCATCAAATTTAGCTTATGGTGAAAGAGGTGCTGGCGGTGTCATTCCACCAAATGCAGATTTAATTTTCGAAGTAGAATTACTTGAAGTAAAATAA
- the typA gene encoding translational GTPase TypA: protein MNSIRNIAIIAHVDHGKTTLVDKIMYHCQLFRDNESTGELILDNNDLERERGITIVSKNVSVNYKGTKINIIDTPGHADFGGEVERVLNMADGVLLLVDAFEGPMPQTRFVLQKAISLGLKPCVVINKVDKENCTPEEVHEKVFDLMFELGAEEWQLDFPTVYGSAKNNWMSDDWKNQTENIEPLLDMVLEHIPAPKVSEGTPQLLITSLDYSSFTGRIAIGRLQRGELKENQQVSLVKRDGKVIKARIKELHTFDGLGRVKVESVKAGDICALVGLDGFDIGDTVADFENPEALQTIAIDEPTMSMLFTINDSPFFGKEGKFVTSRHIKDRLTKELEKNLALRVNETDSADKFMVFGRGVLHLSVLIETMRREGYELQIGQPQVIIKEIDGIKCEPVEELTIDLPENVSGRAVEFVTVRKGEMLSMEPKGERMIIKFNIPSRGIIGLRNQLLTATAGEAIMTHRFIEYQPYKGEIPGRINGSLICMENGKAIPYSINKLQERGKFFVDPNEDVYEGQVVGENSRGDDMVVNITKTKQLTNFRSAGADDKTRIVPAIKFTLEEALEYIQKDEYVEVTPKSIRLRKIYLNENDRKRFKID from the coding sequence ATGAATTCTATTAGAAACATTGCTATTATTGCACACGTTGACCACGGTAAAACTACTTTGGTTGATAAAATTATGTACCATTGCCAACTTTTTAGAGATAATGAAAGTACTGGTGAATTAATTTTGGATAACAATGACCTTGAGCGTGAAAGAGGTATTACAATTGTTTCTAAAAACGTTTCAGTAAATTACAAAGGAACAAAAATCAACATTATTGATACTCCAGGCCACGCCGATTTTGGTGGGGAAGTAGAGCGTGTATTAAATATGGCAGATGGTGTTTTGTTATTAGTTGACGCTTTTGAAGGTCCTATGCCTCAAACACGTTTCGTATTACAAAAAGCAATTAGCTTAGGATTAAAACCTTGTGTTGTAATTAATAAAGTTGATAAAGAAAACTGTACTCCAGAAGAGGTACATGAAAAAGTTTTTGACTTAATGTTTGAATTAGGTGCAGAAGAATGGCAGTTAGATTTTCCAACAGTTTATGGTTCGGCAAAAAATAACTGGATGAGTGATGATTGGAAAAATCAAACTGAAAACATTGAACCTTTATTAGATATGGTTTTAGAGCACATTCCAGCTCCAAAAGTTTCAGAAGGTACTCCACAATTATTAATCACATCTTTAGATTACTCTTCATTTACAGGTCGTATCGCAATTGGTCGTTTACAACGTGGTGAATTAAAAGAAAATCAACAAGTTTCTTTAGTAAAACGCGATGGTAAAGTTATTAAAGCAAGAATTAAAGAATTACATACATTTGATGGTTTAGGTCGTGTAAAAGTTGAATCGGTTAAAGCTGGAGATATTTGTGCATTAGTAGGTTTAGATGGTTTTGATATTGGAGATACTGTTGCTGATTTTGAAAATCCAGAAGCATTACAAACAATTGCTATCGATGAGCCAACAATGAGTATGTTATTTACCATTAACGATTCGCCTTTCTTTGGTAAAGAAGGTAAATTTGTTACTTCTCGTCATATTAAAGATCGTTTAACAAAAGAGTTAGAGAAAAACTTAGCATTACGTGTTAATGAAACTGATTCTGCTGATAAATTCATGGTATTTGGTCGTGGTGTATTACACTTATCAGTTTTAATTGAAACGATGCGTCGTGAAGGTTACGAACTTCAAATTGGTCAGCCTCAAGTTATTATTAAAGAAATTGACGGTATTAAATGTGAGCCGGTTGAAGAATTAACTATCGATTTACCAGAAAATGTTTCAGGTAGAGCAGTTGAATTTGTAACAGTTCGTAAAGGTGAAATGTTAAGCATGGAGCCAAAAGGTGAGCGTATGATTATTAAATTCAATATTCCTTCACGTGGTATTATTGGTTTACGTAATCAATTGTTAACTGCTACTGCTGGTGAAGCAATTATGACACACCGTTTTATTGAATATCAACCATACAAAGGAGAAATTCCTGGACGTATTAACGGTTCATTAATTTGTATGGAAAATGGTAAGGCAATTCCTTATTCAATCAATAAATTACAAGAAAGAGGTAAGTTCTTTGTAGACCCAAATGAAGATGTTTACGAAGGTCAGGTAGTAGGAGAGAATTCTCGTGGTGATGATATGGTTGTAAATATTACAAAAACTAAACAGTTAACAAACTTCCGTTCTGCTGGTGCTGATGATAAAACTAGAATTGTTCCTGCAATTAAGTTTACATTAGAAGAAGCATTAGAATATATTCAAAAAGATGAGTATGTAGAGGTTACACCAAAATCTATTCGTCTTCGTAAAATATATTTGAACGAAAATGATCGTAAACGTTTCAAAATAGACTAA
- the rpsT gene encoding 30S ribosomal protein S20 — protein sequence MANHKSALKRIRSNEKKRVLNRYQHKTTRNAIKAIRVATDKAEATAKLPTVISMIDKLAKKNIIHANKASNLKSKLTKHVASL from the coding sequence ATGGCAAATCATAAGTCAGCTTTAAAAAGAATTAGAAGTAACGAAAAGAAAAGAGTATTAAACAGATATCAGCACAAAACAACTCGTAATGCTATTAAAGCTATTCGTGTTGCAACTGATAAAGCTGAAGCTACTGCTAAATTACCAACAGTTATTTCAATGATTGACAAATTAGCAAAGAAAAACATTATTCATGCTAATAAGGCTTCAAACTTAAAATCTAAGTTAACGAAACATGTAGCTTCTTTATAA